The DNA segment TTCAACTTCCATCAAATGAGCCTTGGTGGGGATGATTAAATATTGACTGTACAGGTAGATTATCACAAAGGAGTGAATAAACTTTCattatggcaaaaaaaaagggggggggggggggaatgcatcTAATATTGACAGAGCTTTTGAAGCTTCTTGGCCTCAGTGTTCCAAAAAATGTTTAATTATAAGATGCATATCCACACAACAATCTGTCAAAATATGCAAAATATCAGTGGATGGTTAACTAGTCCACTCTACCGAAAAGAACTATTGTTAAGATCACACCAATATCTCCAATTCATTAGCCTTAACGGGGGACACAGCATTCaacaaaaatttttaaatttcttgGTCTATATTAAATTTTTTGAGCATACAGAAATAATTTTATGAATACTCTCACAAAATTTGACTGTTATATCTCTGTAAAATTGttttctaatatatatttttctctgaGTGTCGCAACAAAGCTCCAGAGTTAAGAAAATGTGGCAGGAGGCTGGTTCAAAATTCACTGTGTTCCTACTGGCGTGCTACAGGTCAAGACATCATTAGAACTTTTTTTCGCGAAGCACAAATTTTGCTTTTGAATTTTTGCATGCAGTGTTCGTTGATATATCAAGAATAAGAAGAAAATTCCATACAAGAGATTTAAAATTCAAAAACTTGAAAAACAATGAATGTCTTCACCTGCACTGTGGTCTTAGgagtgcaaaaaaacaaacatggtCAAAACAGATAAAACAGTCGTGAAGAAATGTGCTCTGCAAAATgtgtatctaggcagaaaactgTAAATGCAGGAGAACGGCCATTGCACGCCATGCAACGCAGAGCTGCCATGATTCATGAAAGTTTTTTTACGGTACTTCCCGGTTGGTTTCAGCAATGAAAATTTGGGATGGCATAAAAAATGAGGTATTCAAAACAatttacaaaaataaattttttggtCATTTTTTTGGCATTTCAAAGCCACGCTCCCCCTTAAAAGCAAGCTGAAGCAGTTTTTAGGAATTAAGCCAAATTCAAGGATTCGAATGTATGAAGCTTGTAGGTAAAGCATATAaaattttttcacactagcttttaAAATGGTAATGGAATCGCCGAATAAAGCTGTGACAATGTTCACAGAGAAGTGCAGAGAAGCTCGGTAATGCCGGCACATATGGTGAGATTTCAGATTTCTGCCGTCTTCACCCACATCCTGCCATAGGTTACTGGATGCCGCCAAAAAACACTCCATGGGCTCTGCTCTTGGTGGCATTGGTTTTCTTCCTTTGAGCAAGCATTTCTGCGTTAAAAATGTACCACCGCCATAGATGACGTCATCATCGGGCCCCCTATCTGGTGGCGTGCACTGCGTAGAAGCCTGAATGCCATAGCGGATTTATTCTGTGATtatgtcaccatttcaaatgctagcataAAAGAGTTTTGAATGCTTTTTCTGCAAGTTTCACAAACATTTGACCCCTTTAATCTCgttgaattctaaaacctcttcagctGCGATTGAAAACCATGTAATTCTACAATCAGTTCTGCTAATCACTACAAGCTCTAGTACAATTTACTGCAATTATTACAATTCATCTATGCAGCAGTAACAGGTATACAGGAATATAAATGAATCTATTAGTGTTTGCTGCAATGTCTGTATGTTGCAAATTAACAATGATATCAAACTAACTAGGGTGTGAATTACGTACAGGTAGATACCAATTTTTTTTACCCCTGTAGCCACAAAGTTGAGCCCACGCGTTAAGGCAGTGCCAGCAGCGGTTACTTGCCGTTTCTTAGTATATGAGCACGATGGCTGTGGCTCTTTCGCTTTTGCTGGTTTTTCTTAGCAATGAAAAAGCATTCCCCACCAAAAACATAACATGCCTGCGGCGTCCACGACTTGTCGTTTCACCATGGCCCTGCAAAGGTTCACCAAGTGCCGCCTTCAATCTAGGGTCAGCTCGGCAGCGCTCCAGAGCTCGTGAATACACAGAGTTGGGACTGTGCCCCGAGAAGAGCTCATGGAAAATCGTGTAGAACATGAGCCCTGCATAAACAAGCATAACCACAAAGGGCTCATTATGGTAACAAATGTGACCCATAATGCAGGCCATACTATATACAAGCCTCTTTTAAAGTGAAAAGATAAAACAAGCAGTAAATGTTCCACACTGTGTTCAATGAGGATGAGAATTTGTTTACTGTGCACAAGCATGAATTCTGAATTGGAGTTTGTCGTTAAGTACTACTCTTGTTTGCCAACAGCAACTATTTCAGAATACTTTGTGTCACTGGGTGGCTGTCTATACTATTTGCAATAATGATACTCAGAAATATTGCTGACAAGCGATGTTTACTATCATTTCACTTGCATATACTACCACAAAAGTAGTAGCGCATTATTTTTTGAAGCAATGCTTAAATCAGTTTGAATAAACCAAAAGTTCAAAAGTTCAAGTGGGTTTAAATTGAGATTCCGTTGCATTTGATTTAAAGCCATGTTGTACGCTTCGCAGTATTTTTGCAGAGTTTAATTAAACGATTAAAATATATTTAAGAAAATTTTTATTACTAAGTTTATACCCAGTACTGCAGTTCGAAAATTATAGCAAACATGTCTGCTTGCTACAACTGCAGTGCTCTCCAGCAAGACATGTAGGACTAGGTTGGCATAGCTGCAAAATGTGGCTGATGGCAAAGCAACGACACTTCCACCAATTGCGACATTGGTGCTACCTGCAGGTCCTCGGTGATGATGTAGCTTCAGGCAACAATTAGCGGGGGGCGGGAAGTGTGGCACAGACTAACATTTGCATGAAAAATGCACACCGACTGTTTTGCCGACTCCTGCAACTTGCCATTGCCACACGGCATATAAATGTGtcagagaaaaaaagggggggggggggggggggtgttcagcTACGGCTTGATGTGGTTAATTCAGCGAGATGCTATCATAGGGATGTAAGCTTGGCATCCGAGTTGGCTGCTGCTGGGTTTTTACGTTAGACAAACCACTTGTATACTGATAGTAAATCTAAggttcttcttttcttttgttccttcATCTCCTTCACCTGCTCCTCCTCATTATGAAGCGACTGATTACACTGACGATTACCCCAGATAAGTCTCTTAAATAGCTTCTCATTgttgggaaaaaaagaaagctaggCTGCATATCTGTACACTGCTTTGTGGACAAAAGAATGTGACAGGATTTATGAACCCTGAAGGGCTTGCAGGTAGTGATACTGGAATACAAAAGATAAGTGTGTTAAGGCTTCAAAAATGCACGCCGTGCTTGCGAGTAAACATTATCATGGGCACTGGTGTGCTGCCGGTAAGGTGACTTTTTGGTGCCAAAAGGGGGGACTCCACTCTGCCCCTGGTGGGGTGACGGAGAGAGAGGACAAGACCAAGCTTTGTGCTGGTGCGGTGTGAAGAATGAGGAACTGCTATGCTTTTGCGCTAGTTAGGTCAGTCTAGCTGACAGGGTTTCATGAGGAGCGACGAGCTCTGGCCCGACGTTCCTGATCGCTTTGCATGACAGCGATTACCTTGGTTGATTTGTGAATAAGCTGTCCACAGACTGTGCTGTACATTGTCCTTAACTGCCATCACGCACTTACGGCAGTTGCTTAGTTAAGTTCGTACACTGCACGTAATGACACTCAAGCGAAGCTATACACAAGAGCCATGAAAAAGTGTCATTTTCTGGCCACCTTGACATTTAAGCGGCAGTTTTGTTGCTGTCGTCGATATACAGACCACATGAAGCCGCCCGACCTCTTGCTCCACCCAGTGCAGAACCTCAACATTAGCATGACAATTCCCAGCTCGTTGTAGTCAACTTTCACATGTGTTTTTGTCTTACAGTTCCTTCCATTTCTTTTTTAATGGCAATGGCATTTCCTTCTATAAGCACAGCTCTAAGTATGACCCTTTTTGCGGTAATTATCAGGCTGCCAAAAAGGCCAAGAGAAATTCGAGGTGACCTTCGACTGCACAAGAGCACCACAATATATcgccgggggaaaaaaaaaacacgttctgaaataaacaccaaaAAGAATCagccaaattttaaaaaaaagtccaacccctaattGTGTTCCAGCGAGAGCTGGGAAAGCTTTGGGCTTTATGCATTGAAATGCCAAACTTTTCCTTCTACTAAAGAATTATTGTACAAGACCAATGTGGCATCCATTCTTGAATATGCCTGCACAGTTCACGGGAACCTCCAGCGATGAGAGACAAAGAGAAACTGGAAAGGGTCCAGAATTTGGCTGCCTGATTTGTGTGAGGGGGTTTACAATAGAGATATTGGTCCAAGACTTAGAAAGAAAGTGTGCATTCGGGGCATTTGGAAAACTGCCGATACAAGTTGCAATTGAAGTTTTGATGTGGTTTATCATTGCTATGTCAGTACTTATTCACTTCACTGTCTCAGACCTAACAGCAATAAATGAGCACTCGCCAATGTactaaaaagggaaaaaaaagacgctTCGGGGACCACACGGGTCCCTTCTTCACAATGGCGGCGGATAGACAAAGGAGGTGACATTTGTACGGCATCGTGTGGGCCCCGAAAtgtcattttttcctcttttctaaCTAGGCAAGAGCTCATTCAGTGCTCTAATGTTTACCCCTTGCCCGATGGGGGAAACTACATCTAAGACCATGTAGGCTACATGCTCAAGGTATGGCAGATCACATCTAAGACTGATGTGCTTTGATGGTCTTTTTTTCCCCAAGAACAATCCACAACCGGAACAAATGACCTTCAAACGCTACCTGTATTTTGTAAAAAGATGTTTTCTTGTCTCTGTTACAATGACCACTTATAAGTTTTCCGATGCTATGTGTATTTTGTGACTGCTGCATTAATTGTTTTTTGTCATCGATCCTTGCATTAATATAGTTATGTCGCTGACACTGTTTTCTCTAGTCTTTTTGTATACCCTCCCCCAGGTACTGCCTGTTGACACTGTgggtaattaaataaataaataaacaaacaaaatgtgCATGTCAGAAGATATAGCTCATCAAGAATAGGCTCACCTGTAACTCCAAGCCCTGCAAGTATCACGCCTAAGTAACTTGCATCCTTTGTACTCTGCTTCACTGTAAGAAATTAAAAGGCTGCCCCATTAATGGTGTAGCAAAtgagaaacaagaaacaaaaaatgttCGGTGCTATTGTACAAGCACTATGCAAGACTTAAATACTCAGTACTGCACACACCAAATGCTGCAACTATGTATTAAGCAGAAACCTAGTTATTCAGGTCATAGAATTGAGCTTGTTTAAATAATTTTTGGGGATAGCTGTCCCAAACTGCCGATTTGCAATGCAGTTTTGCAGATCTTTACCGCTCCTCTCTCCTCACATACCATATGCAATTTGGGAAGTTGGTAGATAAGATTTACGGCACACAGTTATATTAAAAACCACCAAAAGATGACATGCAGGAAACTAAACTGTGAGCATCTAACAACCAGACTTGTGCACCAAGAGTAATGAAGCAAGCACATCGATAACTTTTTTAACTAACCAACATGAAGTCATTAAAAATGAGGTATGGATGAaaagcaggggaaaaaaaaaagaggaacagcAGCTTCACAGATCTGCATAATTACCTTTCTGGCCTAAAGTCAGTTGCCCACCCTCTGTATCTTTGGCCTCAGAGAGTGCACTGGTGTTCTTGTTGGTGGTTGTTGATGCGGGCCGAAGCCATAATATTGCAGGTCGAAACCCAGTCAGCCTTAACAGTGCTCCGTCCTTGTCACTTGATTGCACTTGCCCATTTACAGAGCGGTGTGCAAGGCTTGAAAGGTTTTTCAACCTTTTTGCTTTGCAGCCAGTCACCAGGATGTGAACCTTGGATGTGAGAGTCATCTGCATGGCAGAGGTCCACTTTATTAATAAGCACAGTGATCTACAGCACATCATGGTATGCAACCTTCCACATGAGGTTACTCCAATGTTGTTAGCACTACTGCAGTGAAAGAAAGGAACCTTACATTAAATTCTGGATGTGCTGTTCAACTAGCAAGCCATGCTAGCAAGAGTACATACTTATCAGTAGTGACACCTTCCAGAAATTCTCCTTCCTATGCCTCCTGTACAGTAGTTTTGAATGAATTGCAGAGTGACCATATGACAAGGATTGGAATTAGCTGGGTATCACAAAGCATAGTAACTCAGTGCATTCGGTAATGACACCACAACAATTTAGCACCATCTATATTGCAATTTTGTGTTCTTGTGGACATCTGAGTCTTTCCCTAAAAGAAATGATTCCAACTGCCTGCGAGTTACTTTGAGCCTTCACTGTCGAAAGCagctgcttcatcttgtgtgaaATCAAGCTAGAAGTGTGATGAGGCTTCGCAACTAAGTCTTTGAAATCACTGTGGCTGCTGTTGAACTATAAATGCCATGAGCAACGCAGTAAAAGTGCCTAAGTCAGGTTCCATCACTTCCTGTTAGTGACATAACAAATGTTGCTCTGGCAGCAGAAGTGATTATGCAGCAAGGCCATGGATTGCATGCTCCTTGCAAAAAGGGTATTGACACTTGATGCAGTTGAAAGTGCCTGCACAGTTTAATTGCAGTGATGATAATACCTGGCAGATTGGTGTGCTGAGTGCAATCAGACAAATTCAAGAAAAAACAATAGAAAATGCAAGTGCTCACTGCAATAGTTCAATGCCAACTAAATTAGGTTATATGATGACACAACAGAAACACAGCGCAAGGGAAAAGGAATGAACAGAGAGAACTTGACATTTTCAACCTCTACCCACTGCATATGTAACGTACAgtaaaaaatgatggtcgatttgtgtAGTTAGGCCAAATCCGGATTAGGTGTGCTAGAGCTGTGTGGCcactgttttgcattgtttatcctGGTTTAGCTTTGTTGTTCGATATTGCTATCTGGTTAAAGTGGCACATCGAGTGTActctgtgtgttgtgtgtgtttgcATGGCACGGATGAAGCACAGTAGTTACAAGACACATTGTTTATAACAGCCGTTCTATGCATGCATACCAGTCACAGCTCCCTTTTTCAGAAGATCCACTGACATCGTCCTCGGCGGTGTTGTCAGCGGAAAagcaggtggctcacctgccacctaggtcacgtgaccttgtgacgccatcacaatctACCAGGTGTGTGTCTATGTAAACAcctgcaagaagcaggctttaGGCAAGCAAACACACAACTAAATGGAGGGTATGGCCACTATAAATGCTAGTGCACTGCAAGCTTTTTATGGCTAACGATGACACCTTGGGCTACGGATCGTActatagacctttccaataaTGGCTCCCTAGGAGTCGCCACATTGTTCGCTGGGTTGTTGTGTACACCCAGTGCTAGCGCGGTGGAACCGGTTCGCAACAGCCCAGAGAGGAAGAGTTTCGACATCTCCCTCGCCCAATGGCAAGGGTTATAATAGAGAGCTCCAGACTAATTTTAAGTGCTTGAGGCTTCTTTTTAACATGTATTTAAACCACAGTGGCAGGTACTTTTTAATTCTGTCTCCATTCAAATGTAGCTGCCATGACTGGGACCAAACCTGCAAAGTTGTGCTCTGCGCTAGAATTGCATAGGCACTGCCACCGATGTATCTGGCACAGGCCATCTTCCTCAGTGCAGCATAGCCGGCTTCGAAAAGCTTTGCAGATCTGAAATTTACTGCAATTTCTAACACTGCACAAGTGAAGGTGGCTAATGCATTCCCGCTTCATGCTTTCACCTGCAGGCTCTCAGTTCCTGTGTTACTCAAAACCAATAAACTCAACACAGAGGGCACTGCTGGCCAGCATTTTTGCACAGCCATTGGGAATGTAGGACGCAAACAATTCCAGTTTGTACACCTGCAGCCAAAAGTAAGTGGTAGGCGACTCTGTCGAAAAAGTTTATTTCCTTTGGATCTAAAGCGTAATTTATTAGTGCACTGTGTGATTCGCACAATCACAATTCGGCTGCATATATCTGCATAAGGAAGCATGAAATGAGGGTaatgaaattaaatttttttcctaTTATTGCCTTCCATTTTATTTTGACAGCACTTGTAGACTCAAATTTTGCTAAGAGATCACATTTCGTAGTCTCCTTCGCATAGTAGTGCATTCAGTCTTGATGCCTGCATGGTTCATGCTGCAGAAATGAAAAGCTGTCCCCGAACTACTAGCTGAGCGTTTTCAAGAGAGAGCTCTGTCAGCCTGCTAGACTGGCATTGCCATATGTACCATGCCAGCCACAACCACCAAAATTAGAGCAACCCTTGTACAAGTTTAATTGGCTGGCTGAATTTTAAGTTTCTGCAGCACAAACCAAGCAAGCAGTGATTCCAAACGCACTGCCCTATTCATTACAAAGTGCCATCAAATAGGCAACAATCTGTACAGGAGTGAGAATTTCTGAAGGGTGTCAAGACAAATAAGCAAGTTAATAtctacacaggaaaaaaaaagaacagaaagattCTCTTAAATTCGCTTAATAAGAACTtaaatttacaaaaaaaatgtttcataaCTGTCAGAGGGAGAGAGACAGCAGGCAGCTATATTGCTAAGGCTGGGGACTTCAAAATCGGACAACAATTACTAGCACACAGCACAAAGCATTGTTCAATAGACTTGCAGCAAGCTCCCATTTACGACATATAAGATGACGTCCTGGACCATTTTTATTCAAGAATTAACGTGTTTTCCAAAACTACTCCGATAACATACATACTATCAAAGGTACAATCGTGAGCAAGAGTGGTATACTCCGCTCGGCGCGTGGCGGAGCGAGCGAAAACTGCATCGCAATGCCATCTACAGGCGACGTCTGTGGTCGAGACAGGTGATCAGGAACCCTTCctaatctgcaggcatgtcgcttgactcgcTTGGTTGCAACGCCCTGCAGCACGCCGAAATAGCAATCCAGGGATCTTCCGcttagttttctttttgttttcgctgcGTTTTCGATAGATATGTGCTGGCGCGCCGCTCCATGACTGCACAAAATTTTTTCGCCCGATTAACCTGTTGTGGAAGTAACTGATATCTTGAACAGCATTCTCCACAGACCGCAATAACTTGTATGATTACAATCTTGGCTTGACCTTTCGGCTGGATGAATTTAACAATAGCGGTGCATCAGTCTCCCTTCCGAGTTCGCTTTCGTACAGAATAAAATGGCTCCGGTTGTTCCAGTTAACGAGCGGAGGCGCATTGTCGACATGAGCATTCAAGGAATGCCTCAGCGGATGATTTGTCGCCCGACAGGAAGAAGTCGAAAAGCAGTGGGCCGGATAATAAGGGCCTACAGGGATGAGCAAGGACGACTAAATGATGCGGAGCGGTGTGGACGACCCAGATGTAGTGAAGACGAGACAGACCGGCTGATTGTCGCTGCTGTGGTGGCGGATCCTTTCAGCTCCGCGAAAGATATTAGAGACTCCCTAGGTTTGAACATGTCCTGCTCAACAATTCGAAGGCGGCTGAGAGAGGCGGGGCTCAGCAGCTGCGTGGCTGCACAGAAGTCTCGTTTAACTGACAGACAAAGAAGTCAAAGACTAGAGTTCGCATAGATAGTCAAAGACTGGACTGCGCAGGATTGGAAAGAAATCGTCTTCACGGATGAATGCACATTTTCAAGCAGATGGGACCAGCAGCAACGTGTGTGGCACCCCGTCAGCTGCAGGCATACAATGAATATTTTGTGTTATCTAACAACTGCACGCAGGCACAAGATATGGTCAAAAGTGGCCGCAATACCAATATTTTTCAGCTTGTGTAACCCTGAGATGCACAGGTCACATCTTCTTTCGCTGCCTGTGTCTTTTGATATTTGAGAGAGTTCTGATAAATGACAAATTATAATAGCCACATTTTTGCGTTATATGTCTCCTAGATAGGTCTGTCATTAGGAGAATATTTAGGAGATGTGTATCAACTCAAAATAGCCTATTCTTGTGTTGGCAAACGCCTCGCGCCATAAATATTTTGGACATTTACTGAAACTGCGCATTCTTATCCGCAAGCAGCACTAAAAACTTCTGAAAACTTTCGCCAATCCAACTGAAACAGATTACGGTTACAACGTTTACAACGGGGTTCGACAGGGCTTTGTAAAATGTTCAGAGCTTCGTATTCTTTTTTTTACTACAGCATTCTACGAATGCTAATAGCCTCCCTTCTTTTTAATTGTGATAACAGGTATCTGCCCCCGTGGATACGTGACGTCGTTTCAAGTGGACGGTGCGCAGTCAACGTGTGAGGCGCAGTTACTAAAGATGGTTTGGGTCCAATCGTGCGCATTGAAGGGAGGTTTGCGGCCGAGGCGTATCGAGCGATACTACGTGATGAGCTGCTCCCTCATTTGCTGGACGAACCATTTCAAGACGGTTGTTTTCTGTTGCAAGCCCTGTGCACAGAGCGCGCTCGGTTACCTCCCTGCTGGAAGAACTCTGCATCCGGACTGTGGAATGGCCACCAGTGGGTGCAGATCTCAATCCAATTGAGAACGTTTTGGGCCTTATGAAGAACCGTTTAGCGGCTCGCCGCCTAGGAAACTCCAGTGCCGATGTCCTATGGTCTGCAGTTAAGACAGAGTGGGAAGAACTACGAGCGCGAACTGACCTTATCACCGCCCTCTACGACTCGATGACGAGACATGCCGACAATTTCACGAAATACTGATTCTTTGACCACAACTAAGGTGGCCAACTTACGCGTTCATTTCAATGTAAATAAATTCATTTCTATAATCTTAAAAGCTCACATAGGAATTAAAACAGCCTGGTTACTTGAACAAACATGCTAAGGGTTTGAAAGCGCGAACTGCAGACTAGGAGGGACACTACACATAACGAAGGGGGGAGGGAATGGAAGGGTGTTGCGTCCCTCCTCGTCTGTGTTTAGAGCTTACCAACCCCTAGCATTATATTTACCAACTAGTCCCAGTGGTTTCTCTTCTTTCTTGAACAAGCATTGCACTAAAATCGAAAAATTATATCACCCACACCCACAGGCAGCTATAGCGTCTGCCTATTGTCGTAAGATGTTTCTTTTTAAGAATCGTACGCGAAGTACACAAGGAATTTTGAACTATGTCAGTGCTATTACGAAAATTTTAGTGGGGAGAAAATTTACGGTGAAATAACTTTTGCAGAAGTCTCACTCCCAAAATAACGTTATACGAATGATTTTCGCGCAATGTCAGCCATACGCGCACGATCGACAATCTTCTAACTTCTAAAATAAGGCAATAAGTATAAAATGCGACATAACCTCTATATTAAGCTCGAAAAGCCATCTCGAGTTCACTGACACCATAAATACCATTTAATCAAGTGGGAAAGGGAGAGCAGTAAACTTCGGTAACGCTTTTAATACATTCGGCCAGGCGACAGCGATGCTAAAAGTTATTAAGTTATTGCGGTCTGTCGAGAACGCAGTTCAAGATATCAGTTACTTCAAGACGGGTTAATCGGGCGCACAAATTTTGTGAAGTCATGGAGCGGCGCGCCAGCACATATCTACCGAAAGCGCagcgaaaacaaaaataaaactaagCGGAAGATCCTTGGATCGCTCCTACAGCGGCGATGCTCGGCATTTCGGCGCGCTGCAGGGCGTTGCAACCAAGTGAGTCaggcgacatgcctgcagattagGAAGGGTGCCCGATCGTCTGTCTCGACCTCAGACGTCGCCTGTAGattgcattgcgatgcagttTCCGCTCGCTCCGCCACGAACCGAGCGGAGTATACCgcttttgctcacgactgtacttcGAAAAAGTAACGGTTTCCTGTGAACCGCAGAAGAGGTACCCAGCTTGGATAGCAAGATTAGAAGCGCGGGATAATTGTACAAGGTCCGGCATAAAACCTCTGAGTAAATGCTTAGGGAATAATCCTTTAGTACAACATACCTAATCCACACATCCTAGTAATGATGTGGAAAACCAGGAGCACGCCTTTCCGAATGCAACCCCGCCATTTCAAGGACTGTAGTTATCTTAGATGTATACGCTAAAACAGAAGTAACTTCTTTTTAAAAGATACTTATCAAGGACTACAAGAATGTGAGAAGCGTTACTTCACGTGCTTTTTCAAAATGTTAAGCCAGTTGTGCAGCAATGTCGCAGAAGGTTACGATAATACGAAGGTAGCATGCGCTACTCACATCGAACTTCTGACGAATGACAAAGCCGGAAGTCTAAGCACTGATAACGTTTCACGTCACCTCAAGAAATAACATAGGAGTGTGAGGGCTGGAAATACACGCAAAAATCAGTAAGTAAAAAACATAGCGCGAACTTCACGGCAAAGCATTGTTTGCCTGCAGAGCCGCTGGAGCTGCAGCCAAGAGGAGAGATACTCATAGTGATGACTGAACGTTTGCTGTAGAGGTATGGCATAAGAAGCAAGAAGCATCAGGGTAGAAGCAGGGTAGAGTGGGTTTTAGAAAGATGCACGGCAAAACCACTTCCtttatatataaataaaacaatCTGAAATTCTGTTCGAGCAGTGGGATAGACGGCTTTGCTATGAAAAACATATGTGAAAGCTTGCGCCAATATTGTCCGTCAGATGGCGGTACCGCTTCGAGCCGATAGAGTTTCTTATTGCTGTTAACATGTAGTTAtgggatggatgaatacggctgaaccctttaaatcgggcggtggctcaagccacctagccatggcttgtgaaattttactcctgttttgtttttagccaccaatcatataaccttcgcttggttacttctacccgcttaaaatttactttcccttcactatccttaaacccccATGCCACAAAAGTGGTTTATGAAATTCCTCTGTCCTGCGGAAAATCctatattggacagacggggcggtgtgtcaatgaccggcttagggagcatgcactagatataaaaaataacgaaggtgagcgacttgtGGTTCACTGCAGAGCCTGCACCGATTGCTTCCCACGGTTCCGTGAGGCGAGGATTTTGGGTAGAGGCAGGTGTCAGACATCCCGAGAAACTCTGGAAGCGTTCTACATCAAGAAAGGGGGCCCTGACTGTGTTAGTGATACATCGGTTTTTCTTTATGAGGCTGAGCGCAAGTTTTTATCGCGCCTAATCAGCTAGTGtgtttttttcatgttaccttgtacgcatgcgcggtgttttgtttcgtggcctatatatgtcgagtgcttcaccctcaataaacagttgaagtgtgcgcccgtggtgtcgtcgtctttctgtgtgtggtgtgtgttaggcgcaaaatctttctttcagtatgcaacaccaactagcccagcagttaactctcctAAACTACTCCACACCCAGCCGACCGCGAACATTTCGCCTGAGTGGGGCACCCTGAGGATGAACCAAAGGCACATAGAGCAGAAAACCTCCTGGGGCTGGGAAAGTGCACTGCTCGAGCAAGTTGGCGGCCAGCGAACGTGGGCAAAGTTGACGAACATTTACAagcgatgagcagtgaagctcgaggaggaggcgAAAGAAGATAGGCTAAATGAAATAAAGGTGAAACAACTCGCCAATAGCACGAAACAAcggtaaagcaagaatgaaagggtgCGGACGAAGAGTAAAAGGAACTAACGGAGGTGTTGGATAAGATAAAGTCAAACGTTTGGATCGGTTTCATGGGTTCAATATGGGGTTTAAcctcgtaacctgagtcgctaTTGGGACAAGTGACTCGGGTTACGAAGGACGCCATAGCCACTCTGGATATTT comes from the Amblyomma americanum isolate KBUSLIRL-KWMA chromosome 1, ASM5285725v1, whole genome shotgun sequence genome and includes:
- the LOC144113288 gene encoding mitochondrial import inner membrane translocase subunit Tim21 isoform X2; this translates as MTLTSKVHILVTGCKAKRLKNLSSLAHRSVNGQVQSSDKDGALLRLTGFRPAILWLRPASTTTNKNTSALSEAKDTEGGQLTLGQKVKQSTKDASYLGVILAGLGVTGLMFYTIFHELFSGHSPNSVYSRALERCRADPRLKAALGEPLQGHGETTSRGRRRHVIHMEYIKDGINYMRMKFYIKGPSRSGTVHLEVKEVMFCSGQSQELRVPLPVC
- the LOC144113288 gene encoding mitochondrial import inner membrane translocase subunit Tim21 isoform X1; translated protein: MTLTSKVHILVTGCKAKRLKNLSSLAHRSVNGQVQSSDKDGALLRLTGFRPAILWLRPASTTTNKNTSALSEAKDTEGGQLTLGQKVKQSTKDASYLGVILAGLGVTGLMFYTIFHELFSGHSPNSVYSRALERCRADPRLKAALGEPLQGHGETTSRGRRRHVIHMEYIKDGINYMRMKFYIKGPSRSGTVHLEVKEDSHKNYEYRYLFVDLDGYPKRTIILEDNREIKGPSNTFDVL